The following coding sequences lie in one Candidatus Angelobacter sp. genomic window:
- a CDS encoding L-threonylcarbamoyladenylate synthase has product TETVYGLAANALDARAVAKLFETKGRPAHNPIIVHVASAAMARRCATEWPVVADDLARAFWPGPLTLVVRRSADIPDTVTGGGPTVGLRCPGHPLARAVIRACAFPLAAPSANLSGRISPTNAEHVFKDLGDKIRLIVDGGQAQIGIESTVLDLTGALPRILRPGMIHDESLLAVTGELADAERVTQGEGHLRSPGLLPRHYAPRARLMVLQWRDDRDLLSQVSKPGSSGTTVHVIAHTSIPSGDNFGRVSIIPHDAEAFARAIYAELHRCDEEGARLIVVEAPPETAEWSAINDRLRRASV; this is encoded by the coding sequence GACGGAAACCGTTTACGGTCTCGCCGCCAACGCGCTCGACGCGCGGGCCGTCGCGAAGCTATTCGAAACCAAAGGCCGCCCGGCGCACAATCCGATCATTGTGCACGTCGCCAGCGCGGCCATGGCGCGCCGCTGCGCGACTGAATGGCCGGTGGTGGCGGACGATCTGGCCCGCGCATTCTGGCCGGGCCCACTGACCCTGGTGGTGCGACGTTCTGCCGATATTCCCGACACGGTCACAGGCGGCGGCCCGACTGTGGGCTTGCGCTGCCCCGGCCATCCTTTGGCGCGGGCGGTCATCCGCGCCTGCGCCTTTCCGCTCGCCGCGCCGAGCGCAAACCTGTCCGGTCGGATTTCACCGACAAACGCGGAACACGTCTTCAAAGACCTCGGAGACAAGATCCGGTTAATCGTGGACGGTGGACAGGCGCAAATCGGCATTGAATCGACGGTGCTGGATTTGACCGGCGCGCTTCCGCGCATTCTTCGTCCGGGAATGATCCATGACGAATCGCTGCTGGCGGTGACCGGTGAACTGGCGGACGCGGAACGTGTGACACAGGGCGAGGGCCACTTGCGCAGCCCCGGACTGTTGCCGCGGCATTACGCTCCACGAGCCAGGCTGATGGTGTTGCAGTGGCGCGATGACCGCGATCTGCTGTCGCAAGTCTCCAAACCCGGCTCTTCGGGCACCACCGTCCACGTCATCGCGCACACAAGCATTCCTTCCGGCGACAATTTTGGACGCGTCAGCATCATCCCGCACGACGCGGAGGCATTCGCGCGTGCCATCTACGCTGAATTGCACCGTTGCGATGAAGAAGGCGCGCGGCTCATTGTGGTTGAAGCCCCGCCAGAAACTGCCGAATGGAGCGCGATCAACGACCGGTTGCGCCGCGCGTCGGTCTGA
- a CDS encoding ATP-binding protein — MARKLTHDRRILLLTLVSGLPALTVALALLWYGDFSTRTQWTLTILVVVAWWAFAFAARERVVHPLQTVSNLLSALREEDFSVRARGARRDDPLGDVMFEVNALSETLREQRLGALEATALLRTVMEEINLAVFAFDDQQKLRLVNRAGERLLAQPSERLLARTAAELCLADCLQGEPTRTLQMTFPGGLGRWGMRRSSFRQGGRPHQLLVLADLSQALREEERQAWQRLLRVLGHELNNSLAPIKSISGSLVSLLAKDPLPADWKDDMERGLGVVTARADALSRFMEAYSRLARLPQPKLQPVEIAPLINRVAGLETRVPIGVAAGPHVMLQADPDQLEQLLINLLRNAADAALETRGGVKIGWTVTGPRLEISVEDEGPGLSNTANLFVPFFTTKPGGSGIGLALSRQIAEAHGGILTLENRSQTTGCVARLRLPLNHPVPTGTTKD; from the coding sequence ATGGCCAGGAAACTCACCCACGACCGGCGGATTCTGCTGCTGACCCTCGTGTCAGGTCTGCCGGCGCTGACTGTCGCCCTCGCCCTGCTCTGGTACGGGGATTTTTCCACGAGGACGCAATGGACCCTGACGATTCTCGTGGTTGTCGCCTGGTGGGCGTTTGCCTTTGCCGCGCGCGAGCGCGTGGTGCATCCGTTGCAGACCGTCTCCAATCTGCTGTCTGCCCTGCGCGAGGAGGATTTTTCCGTGCGCGCCCGCGGTGCGCGGCGCGACGATCCGCTTGGCGACGTGATGTTCGAGGTCAACGCACTGAGCGAGACGCTGCGTGAACAGCGCCTTGGCGCGCTTGAGGCCACAGCGCTGTTGCGTACCGTGATGGAGGAAATCAACCTGGCAGTCTTCGCCTTTGATGATCAACAGAAGCTGCGTCTGGTGAACCGCGCCGGCGAACGACTGCTGGCCCAGCCCTCGGAACGGCTGCTGGCGCGCACTGCCGCGGAACTGTGCCTTGCGGACTGTCTGCAAGGCGAACCGACCCGCACCTTGCAAATGACGTTTCCCGGCGGCCTCGGCCGCTGGGGGATGCGGCGCAGTTCATTCCGGCAGGGCGGGCGGCCGCACCAATTGCTGGTGCTGGCCGACCTGAGCCAGGCGTTGCGCGAGGAGGAACGCCAGGCGTGGCAGCGGCTGCTGCGCGTCCTCGGCCACGAACTGAACAACTCGCTCGCTCCCATCAAATCAATCTCCGGCAGCCTCGTCAGTCTGCTCGCCAAAGACCCGCTGCCCGCCGATTGGAAAGATGACATGGAACGCGGACTCGGAGTCGTCACCGCGCGCGCGGATGCGCTCAGCCGGTTCATGGAGGCCTACTCGCGCCTGGCGAGGCTGCCCCAGCCCAAATTGCAGCCCGTGGAGATCGCGCCGCTTATAAACCGGGTGGCCGGTCTGGAAACCCGCGTTCCCATCGGGGTGGCCGCCGGTCCTCACGTCATGCTGCAGGCCGATCCCGACCAACTGGAACAATTGCTCATCAACCTGCTTCGCAATGCCGCGGATGCCGCGCTCGAAACCAGAGGGGGCGTGAAAATCGGCTGGACCGTAACCGGCCCACGGCTGGAAATCTCCGTCGAGGACGAGGGGCCGGGACTCTCGAACACAGCCAATCTCTTCGTGCCGTTCTTCACCACCAAGCCCGGCGGGTCCGGCATCGGCCTCGCGCTGAGCCGACAGATCGCAGAGGCGCATGGCGGCATCCTCACCCTGGAAAACCGCAGCCAGACCACGGGTTGCGTGGCGCGCCTGCGCCTGCCGCTGAACCATCCCGTCCCGACCGGGACAACAAAGGATTGA
- a CDS encoding sigma-54 dependent transcriptional regulator, whose protein sequence is MPHPDARILIADDQPDVLEALRLLLKGEGCRAETVNSPAKVLAALEKDEFDVVLMDLNYARDTTSGQEGLELLARVQALDGAPPVVVMTAWANIELAVEAMRRGARDFIQKPWDNPRLVAIIRNQIELSRALRKGRRLEAENELLRAAGGPTLIAESPAMRPALELIRRVGPSDANVLITGENGTGKGVVARALHAASPRANKPLVVVNMGGLSGGVFESELFGHVKGAFTDAKTDRVGRFELADGGTLFLDEIANIPLNQQAKLLRVLETGEFERVGSSKTRRADVRILSATNADARGEVAAGRFRQDLLFRLNTVEIHLPPLRERREDIPPLAAHFLRQHAGRYRKHAGGFEPAALQLLQENAWPGNVRELDHAVERAVLMTQGGTIKTSDLALGAGRDAVPRIEDMSLEEVERHLIKRTLARCDGNAMKAAEALGLSRSAFYRRLEKHGL, encoded by the coding sequence GTGCCGCATCCCGACGCCCGCATCCTCATTGCCGACGACCAACCCGATGTGCTGGAAGCGTTGCGCCTGCTCCTGAAAGGCGAGGGCTGCCGCGCCGAAACCGTGAATTCGCCCGCCAAAGTGCTTGCCGCATTGGAGAAGGATGAGTTCGACGTTGTGCTGATGGACCTCAATTATGCCCGCGACACGACTTCTGGCCAGGAAGGGCTGGAACTGCTGGCCCGCGTTCAAGCGCTTGACGGCGCGCCGCCCGTGGTGGTGATGACCGCGTGGGCTAATATCGAGCTAGCCGTCGAAGCAATGCGACGCGGGGCGCGAGACTTCATCCAGAAACCCTGGGACAACCCAAGGCTTGTCGCGATCATCCGCAACCAGATAGAACTCTCGAGGGCGTTGCGCAAAGGCCGTCGCCTCGAAGCTGAAAACGAACTGCTCCGCGCCGCCGGCGGTCCGACGCTGATCGCCGAGTCGCCGGCGATGCGGCCCGCGCTCGAACTCATCCGGCGTGTCGGTCCCTCGGACGCGAACGTGTTGATCACCGGTGAAAACGGCACGGGCAAGGGTGTCGTTGCCCGGGCGTTGCACGCCGCGTCCCCGCGCGCCAACAAGCCGCTCGTCGTGGTGAACATGGGCGGCCTGTCCGGGGGGGTTTTTGAAAGCGAACTCTTTGGGCATGTGAAAGGCGCCTTCACCGACGCGAAAACGGACCGGGTCGGGCGCTTCGAGCTGGCCGACGGTGGCACCCTGTTCCTCGATGAAATCGCCAACATTCCCCTCAACCAGCAGGCAAAGCTGCTGCGCGTACTGGAGACCGGCGAGTTCGAGCGTGTCGGCTCATCGAAAACGCGCCGTGCCGACGTCCGGATTCTTTCGGCAACCAATGCGGACGCGCGCGGTGAGGTTGCCGCCGGGCGGTTCCGCCAGGATTTGCTGTTCCGTTTGAACACCGTGGAAATCCATCTCCCGCCGTTGCGCGAGCGGCGCGAGGACATTCCCCCGCTGGCGGCGCACTTTCTTCGTCAGCACGCCGGGCGTTACCGGAAACATGCGGGAGGCTTCGAACCTGCGGCGCTGCAGCTGCTCCAGGAAAACGCGTGGCCGGGCAACGTGCGGGAACTGGACCACGCCGTTGAGCGCGCCGTATTGATGACGCAAGGCGGCACGATCAAAACCTCCGACCTCGCCCTCGGCGCCGGCCGCGACGCCGTGCCTCGCATCGAGGACATGAGTCTGGAGGAGGTGGAGCGGCATCTCATCAAGAGGACGCTGGCCCGATGCGATGGCAACGCGATGAAAGCCGCCGAAGCCCTCGGTCTGAGCCGAAGCGCATTTTACAGAAGGCTCGAAAAGCATGGATTGTAA